A single window of Rana temporaria chromosome 1, aRanTem1.1, whole genome shotgun sequence DNA harbors:
- the GMPR2 gene encoding GMP reductase 2, producing the protein MPRIDNDIKLDFKDVLLRPKRSTLKSRSEVELTRAFTFRNSGQSYQGIPIIAANMDTVGTFEMARALCKFSLFTAVHKHYSPEEWKQFACDYPECLDNVAVSSGTGQTDFQHLESVLSAVPQVRYICLDVANGYSEQFVQHVKDVRARFPKHTIMAGNVVTGEMVEELILSGADIIKVGIGPGSVCTTRKKTGVGYPQLSAVIECADAAHGLNGHIISDGGCTCPGDVAKAFGAGADFVMLGGMLSGHTESGGEISVKDGKKYKLFYGMSSETAMKRHAGGVAEYRASEGKTVEVPYRGDVEETIRDILGGIRSTCTYVGAGKLKELSRRTTFIRVTQQLNPIFSNP; encoded by the exons gtggagCTCACCCGTGCATTTACATTCAGGAACTCAGGCCAAAGCTACCAAGGGATTCCTATAATTGCTGCCAATATGGATACTGTGGGGACTTTTGAGATGGCAAGAGCCTTGTGCAAA TTTTCTCTGTTCACGGCAGTACATAAGCATTATTCACCTGAGGAGTGGAAGCAGTTTGCCTGTGACTACCCGGAATGTCTAGAT AATGTGGCTGTGAGCTCTGGCACCGGGCAGACAGATTTTCAGCATCTGGAGAGCGTTTTGTCTGCTGTCCCTCAAGTTCGTTATATATGCCTGGATGTGGCTAATGGCTATTCCGAGCAGTTTGTCCAACATGTGAAGGATGTAAGAGCCAGGTTCCCTAAGCATACAATCATG GCTGGAAACGTGGTTACTGGAGAGATGGTGGAGGAATTAATTCTTTCAGGCGCAGATATTATCAAAGTTGGAATAGGGCCAG GTTCTGTCTGCACCACCAGAAAAAAGACAGGCGTTGGGTATCCACAGCTAAGTGCAGTCATTGAATGTGCAGATGCAGCACATGGGCTTAATGGTCATATTATATCA GATGGAGGCTGCACTTGTCCAGGAGATgttgcaaaagcctttg GAGCTGGGGCTGATTTTGTCATGTTAGGGGGCATGCTGTCTGGACATACAGAGTCTGGAGGAGAAATTTCTGTGAAGGATGGAAAGAAATATAAGCTTTTCTATGGCATGAGCTCAGAAACCGCAATGAAGAGACATGCAGGTGGAGTGGCAGAGTACAG AGCTTCTGAGGGGAAAACTGTTGAAGTTCCTTATCGGGGTGATGTAGAAGAAACAATTCGAGATATACTTGGAGGAATTCGTTCTACCTGCACATACGTAGGGGCAGGCAAGCTGAAGGAGCTAAGCCGCAGAACAACCTTTATTAGAGTGACCCAACAACTTAATCCCATATTCAGCAACCCTTGA